In Terriglobales bacterium, the genomic stretch GGCGTCGAGGGCATCGGCGATCTGGATGCTGATGTCGAGCACCTCGTCGAAGTCCATGGCGTGGTCGTGCAAGCGGTCCTTCAGGCTCTCGCCCTCCAGCAGCTCCATGGCGATGAAGGGCTGGCCCTGGTAGTCGCCGACATCGTAGATGGTGCAGATGTTGGGGTGGTTGAGCTTGGAGGCGGCCCGGGCTTCGCGCTGAAAGCGCTCCAGGGCGTGGACGTCGTTGGCGAACTGTTCGGGAAGGAACTTGAGGGCGACGCGGCGGCCCAGGCGCACGTCTTCCGCTTCATAGACGACTCCCATGCCCCCACCGCCTATTTTGCGCAGCACCCGGTAGTGGGAAATCGTCTGGCCGATCAAGGCCCGCCTCCGGAAAGTCGAATGGTAGGGTGTGCGACAGCGCAAGTCAATGAAGACAGGGCATCTGCGGCTTGCTTCAGCGGCTTTTCGCTTGATTTTCCGCGACCTTTGGGGCCGCACCGTGTTCTAAATAGAGGGAATTCGTGTCGCCCTCCGACACTTCCAGGAGATGTGAATGCTCGAAGGACTGTTCCAACCCATGCATCTGCTCGTCATCCTGTTCATTGCCGTGCTGGTGTTCGGCCCCAAGCGGCTGCCGGAGCTGGGCAAGAGCCTCGGTGAGGGCATCCGCGGCTTCAAGAACGCTATGAACGATGACCAGAAGCCGAGCGACAGCAAGACCGAAACCAAGCCCTAGCCGTCGCCAGCCGACCTATCCTCCGTCAATCCTGCAAGATGGCAAGAGTGTGATTTTCTGATGACCTGGCGCCGTCCTGCGCGTCTAACTCCTATCTGCCAAGGGTGAGGTGTCTTCTATGGGAAGTGCTGCCGACCAGGCGCTGCCGGCTGAAACCGGGAACGATGCCGGAGTAAAGCAGACGGCCGTGATCGGGA encodes the following:
- a CDS encoding twin-arginine translocase TatA/TatE family subunit is translated as MLEGLFQPMHLLVILFIAVLVFGPKRLPELGKSLGEGIRGFKNAMNDDQKPSDSKTETKP